The Cyprinus carpio isolate SPL01 chromosome A19, ASM1834038v1, whole genome shotgun sequence genome has a segment encoding these proteins:
- the LOC109069190 gene encoding gastrula zinc finger protein XlCGF57.1-like codes for MAFIKQESEDLKITEVFSLKHEETEEQTELMAMKEEKQELNETEVKDQNEKHDFLPVEKSIPTETNSVQKTTSPGYLTCHECGKCFTLKRNLNEHMKIHTREKLFTCDQCGKCFTKKSNLNKHVTIHTGGKPFTCGQCGKSLRYKETLKSHMRVHTGEKLFTCQHCGKSFALKGNLKEHIKIHTGEKPFKCQHCGVSFTKKGNLNEHIKIHTREKPFKCQHCEKSFKLKGSLNEHVIIHTGEKPFICDHCGKCFTKKGNLNKHVTIHTGGKPFTCDQCGKSFTKKGNLNKHVTIHTGGKPFTCDQCGKSFRYKETLKSHMRVHTGEKLFTCQHCGKSFTLKGNLNEHIKIHTGEKPFTCQHCGKSFVKKGALDQHIIIHSEKPFPCNQCGNNYKYEESLKFHMRVHTGEKREHSRFNCHQCGESFSCKVSLYTHVRLHTTEKAFTCKLCGDSFSQNGNLKSHMRIHTGEKHLVWKEFQT; via the coding sequence aaCTGATGGCAATGAAAGAAGAGAAGCAAGAACTGaatgaaacagaagtgaaagatCAAAATGAGAAGCATGATTTCTTGCCTGTAGAAAAATCCATACCGACTGAAACAAACTCGGTTCAGAAGACCACATCTCCCGGTTACTTAACTTGCCATGaatgtggaaagtgtttcacaCTTAAAAGAAACCTTAATGagcacatgaaaattcacactagAGAGAAGCTGTTCACATGcgatcagtgtggaaagtgtttcactAAAAAAAGCAATCTTAATAAACATGTAACCATTCACACTGGAGGGAAGCCGTTCACTTGtggtcagtgtggaaagagtttgagaTATAAAGAAACACTTAAAtcccacatgagagttcacactggagagaagctgttCACATGCCaacactgtggaaagagttttgcacTTAAAGGAAACCTTAAAGAACACATAaaaattcacaccggagagaagccgttcaaATGCCAACACTGTGGAGTGAGTTTCACTAAAAAGGGAAACCTTAACGAACACATCAAAATTCACACCAGAGAGAAGCCATTCAAATGCCAACACTGTGAAAAGAGTTTCAAACTAAAAGGAAGCCTTAATGAACATGTAatcattcacactggagagaagccgttcataTGTGATCAttgtggaaagtgtttcactAAAAAAGGAAATCTTAATAAACATGTAACCATTCACACTGGAGGGAAGCcgttcacttgtgatcagtgtggaaagagtttcactaaAAAAGGAAATCTTAATAAACATGTAACCATTCACACTGGAGGGAAGccattcacttgtgatcagtgtggaaagagtttcagatatAAAGAAACACTTAAAtcccacatgagagttcatactggagagaagctgTTCACATGCCaacactgtggaaagagtttcacactaaAAGGAAACCTTAATGAACACATCaaaattcacaccggagagaagccgttcacatgccaacactgtggaaagagtttcgtTAAAAAAGGAGCCCTTGATCAACATATAATCATTCATTCAGAGAAGCCATTCCCATGTAATCAGTGTGGAAATAACTACAAATATGAAGAAAGCCTCAAgttccacatgagagttcacactggagagaagagAGAACATTCAAGATTCAATTGTCATCAGTGTGGAGAGAGTTTCAGTTGTAAAGTAAGCCTCTACACTCATGTGAGACTTCATACTACAGAGAAGGctttcacctgcaaactgtgcGGCGATAGCTTCTCACAAAATGGAAATCTTAAGtcacacatgagaattcacactggagagaagcatttagtgtggaaagagtttcagacataA